In a single window of the Chondrocystis sp. NIES-4102 genome:
- a CDS encoding rod shape-determining protein MreD: protein MLNQQTSLDIIKIFNIFWLFITVFICSILMLFHIPGMELLNTNPNWLLIWLVSWSIKQTVWQGAIAGLIIALIYDGITISSPSHVLSFVLVGILTARLQKQKYVGEDFISVAFIVFFMTILAETVFAWQYALQHSLSLAHIVQRYQKIVMLSAIITSLWSPVFYYPFNFWRGRIGRLEKRVRG from the coding sequence ATGCTAAATCAGCAAACATCATTAGACATAATAAAAATTTTTAATATTTTTTGGTTATTTATTACAGTATTTATTTGCTCGATTTTAATGCTGTTTCATATTCCTGGAATGGAATTATTAAATACTAATCCCAACTGGCTTTTAATTTGGTTGGTTTCTTGGAGTATTAAACAAACAGTTTGGCAAGGCGCGATCGCAGGCTTAATTATTGCTCTGATTTACGATGGTATTACTATTTCTTCTCCTTCCCATGTTTTAAGTTTTGTCTTGGTGGGAATTTTAACTGCTCGATTACAAAAACAAAAATATGTGGGGGAAGATTTTATTTCTGTAGCCTTTATAGTTTTTTTTATGACTATCTTGGCTGAGACTGTCTTTGCTTGGCAATATGCGCTACAACATTCCCTGTCTCTTGCTCACATAGTTCAAAGGTATCAAAAAATAGTCATGCTCTCGGCGATTATCACCAGTCTATGGAGTCCTGTTTTTTATTATCCTTTTAATTTTTGGCGTGGAAGAATTGGGCGGTTGGAGAAAAGAGTGAGGGGATAG
- the rnz gene encoding tRNA 3' endonuclease RNase Z, giving the protein MEITFLGTSSGVPTRSRNVSSVALRLPQRGEVWLLDCGEGTQHQLQRSEIKSSQIRRIFITHMHGDHTFGLMGLIASCGLAGSGQLIDIYGAEGLSEYLHAAAKYSYINLGSRLNIHTVKPGIVYEDEEFIVSCQLLKHRVPAYGYRIEEKDRPGTFNLAKAQSLGIPPGPIYGKLKQGEIVTLDDGRQINGQDLCGQPEVGRKVVYCTDTVFCDSAVELSQDADVLIHEATFAHQDAQMAFEKMHSTSTMAAQVALLAGVKQLIMTHFSPRYAPGNPIELNDLKQEARAIFPNTKLAYDFYTYEVPRRREAKEKVKVG; this is encoded by the coding sequence GTGGAAATAACGTTTTTAGGTACAAGTTCTGGAGTCCCAACGCGATCGCGGAATGTTTCTAGTGTCGCCCTACGTCTTCCTCAACGTGGCGAAGTTTGGCTATTAGACTGCGGAGAAGGTACACAACATCAACTTCAACGTAGTGAAATTAAAAGCTCTCAAATTCGTCGTATCTTTATTACCCATATGCACGGCGATCATACCTTTGGGTTAATGGGTTTGATTGCTAGTTGTGGGTTGGCTGGTAGTGGTCAACTAATAGATATCTATGGTGCTGAGGGGTTATCGGAATATCTTCATGCTGCTGCTAAATATTCCTATATTAATTTGGGTTCTCGCCTTAATATTCACACCGTTAAACCAGGCATAGTATACGAAGACGAGGAATTTATTGTTAGTTGTCAGCTACTTAAACATCGTGTACCAGCCTATGGTTATCGCATTGAGGAAAAAGACCGCCCAGGAACATTTAATCTAGCCAAAGCTCAATCATTAGGTATTCCTCCAGGCCCAATTTATGGCAAGCTAAAACAAGGGGAAATAGTTACTTTAGATGATGGTCGTCAGATTAATGGTCAAGATCTATGCGGTCAACCAGAAGTAGGACGCAAAGTAGTTTATTGCACCGATACAGTATTTTGTGACTCAGCAGTAGAATTATCCCAAGATGCTGATGTTTTAATTCATGAGGCGACCTTTGCCCATCAAGATGCCCAGATGGCATTTGAAAAGATGCACTCCACTAGTACTATGGCAGCCCAAGTAGCTTTATTGGCTGGGGTCAAACAATTAATTATGACCCATTTTAGCCCTCGCTATGCCCCTGGTAATCCTATCGAGTTAAATGATCTAAAACAGGAAGCTAGAGCAATCTTTCCCAATACTAAGCTTGCTTATGATTTTTATACCTATGAAGTGCCAAGACGCAGAGAAGCCAAGGAAAAAGTAAAAGTAGGATAA